A single Phytohabitans houttuyneae DNA region contains:
- a CDS encoding SanA/YdcF family protein — protein MTGSRQAAVRGWITRRRRLLRRLAVAAVIALLLVSGPWLWTTFAAHGHVYDEADAPAADVVIVLGTEVLPDGQPSARLAGRLETAAALVRSGRARVVLVSGDGNGVSGDEPAAMTAYLTGRLGVDPRRVVGDPAGLDTYDSCIRARDVYGVERALVVTQSYHVSRAVTLCRHLGLDVDGVTARCPSCSTWLIARKSARDYLASAKAAWDAVRRRPPAVSSPDSPAVEDALRGT, from the coding sequence GTGACGGGCTCCCGGCAGGCGGCGGTGCGCGGCTGGATCACCCGGCGTCGCCGGCTCCTGCGGCGCCTTGCCGTCGCGGCGGTGATCGCGCTGCTGCTCGTCAGCGGGCCGTGGCTGTGGACCACGTTCGCCGCGCACGGCCACGTGTACGACGAGGCCGACGCGCCGGCCGCCGACGTCGTGATCGTCCTGGGCACCGAGGTACTGCCCGACGGCCAGCCGAGCGCCCGGCTCGCCGGCCGCCTGGAGACGGCGGCGGCGCTGGTACGAAGCGGGCGGGCCCGGGTCGTCCTCGTGTCGGGCGACGGCAACGGCGTGTCCGGCGACGAGCCGGCGGCGATGACCGCCTACCTGACCGGGCGGCTCGGCGTGGACCCGCGGCGTGTCGTGGGCGACCCGGCCGGACTGGACACGTACGACAGTTGTATCCGCGCCCGCGACGTGTACGGCGTCGAGCGGGCCCTGGTGGTGACGCAGTCGTACCACGTCTCGCGGGCGGTGACGCTGTGCCGGCACCTCGGCCTCGACGTGGACGGGGTGACGGCCCGCTGCCCCAGCTGTTCGACGTGGCTGATCGCCCGCAAGAGCGCGCGCGACTACCTCGCCAGCGCGAAGGCGGCGTGGGACGCGGTCCGGCGGCGGCCGCCGGCGGTCAGCTCACCGGACAGCCCCGCCGTCGAGGACGCGCTGCGCGGGACGTGA
- a CDS encoding alpha/beta fold hydrolase, whose amino-acid sequence MAAAGGVVDGGRVEPAFVLLHSMLLGPSTWAPVAARLAASGAVAVVPSFVDVADLDDPPFWPRVAATVDDALTRLPPHQPVVLVAHSNAGLLVPAVVRAARRPVAGCLFVDASLPARTGPTPAATAERLAFLRTLATGGRLPQWTTWWSEDDVARLFPDRRTRSTVAAEQPRLPLSYYEQQLPVPAGWDRRPCGYLLFGPPYDRMADEARERGWDVDELPAATCTNSSPRTRWRLASSR is encoded by the coding sequence GTGGCGGCGGCGGGCGGCGTCGTCGACGGTGGACGGGTGGAGCCCGCGTTCGTACTCCTGCACAGCATGCTGTTGGGCCCGTCGACCTGGGCTCCGGTGGCCGCCCGGCTGGCGGCCTCCGGCGCGGTGGCGGTGGTGCCGTCGTTTGTCGACGTGGCGGACCTGGACGACCCACCGTTCTGGCCGCGGGTCGCCGCGACCGTCGACGACGCCCTCACCCGGTTGCCGCCGCACCAGCCGGTCGTGCTGGTCGCGCACAGCAACGCGGGCCTGCTGGTACCCGCCGTCGTGCGGGCGGCCCGGCGCCCGGTCGCCGGGTGCCTGTTCGTCGACGCCAGCCTGCCGGCGCGCACCGGGCCCACACCCGCCGCGACGGCCGAGCGGCTGGCCTTTTTGCGCACACTGGCGACCGGGGGCCGGCTGCCACAGTGGACGACCTGGTGGAGTGAGGACGATGTGGCACGGCTGTTTCCCGACCGGCGGACCAGGTCGACGGTCGCGGCCGAGCAGCCCCGGCTCCCGCTGAGCTATTACGAACAACAGCTTCCGGTACCCGCCGGCTGGGACCGCCGGCCATGCGGGTACCTGCTGTTCGGGCCGCCGTACGACCGGATGGCGGATGAGGCGCGCGAACGTGGCTGGGACGTGGACGAACTCCCGGCGGCCACCTGCACCAACTCGTCGCCCCGGACGCGGTGGCGGCTCGCCTCGTCGCGATGA